A part of Cottoperca gobio chromosome 4, fCotGob3.1, whole genome shotgun sequence genomic DNA contains:
- the klhl26 gene encoding kelch-like protein 26 isoform X4 — translation MFTGGMRESNQDTIELKGLSARGLKHIIDFAYSAEVTLDLDCIQDVLGAAVFLQMVPVVELCEEFLKSAMSVETCLHIGQMATTFSLSSLKESVDAFTFRHFLQIAEEEDFLHIPMERLVFFLQSNKLKNCSEIDLFHAAIRWLQYEESRRAQASSVLCHVRFPLMRSTELVDSVQTVDIMVEDVLCRQYLLEAFNYQILPFRQHEMQSSRTLIRSEVFSVITFGGTPYTDNDRTVSTKVYHLPDMASRQFKELTEMDTGCSHACVAVLDNFVYVVGGQHLQYRSGEGAVDSCFRYDPHLSQWLRIQPLQEARIQFQLNVLHGQLYATGGRNRSGSLSSVECYCPKKNEWTNVEPLKRRIWGHAGTPCGEKLYISGGYGVSLEDKKTLHCYNPASDQWDFRAPMNEPRVLHAMISTRDRVYALGGRMDHVDRCFDVLAVEYYIPENDQWTTVSPMRAGQSEAGCCLLDRKIYIVGGYNWHLNNVTSIVQVYNTETDEWERDLHFPESFAGIACTPIIIPQNATQR, via the coding sequence ATGTTTACCGGAGGCATGAGGGAGTCAAATCAAGATACCATTGAACTGAAGGGTCTCTCCGCCCGTGGGCTGAAACATATCATTGACTTTGCCTACAGTGCAGAGGTCACTTTAGACCTGGACTGTATTCAGGATGTCCTTGGGGCAGCCGTGTTCCTTCAGATGGTCCCAGTTGTGGAGCTCTGTGAGGAGTTTCTCAAGTCAGCGATGAGTGTGGAGACCTGCCTGCACATTGGCCAGATGGCCACCACCTTCAGCCTGTCTTCCCTCAAAGAGTCTGTGGATGCCTTCACCTTCCGCCACTTCCTCCAGAttgcagaggaggaggacttTCTGCACATTCCCATGGAGCGCCTCGTCTTCTTCCTGCAGAGCAACAAACTGAAGAACTGTAGCGAGATCGATCTCTTCCACGCCGCCATCAGGTGGCTCCAGTATGAGGAGTCTCGCCGGGCTCAAGCCAGCAGTGTCCTCTGCCATGTGCGCTTCCCGCTCATGCGCTCCACGGAGCTGGTGGACAGCGTTCAGACGGTGGACATCATGGTGGAGGACGTGCTGTGCCGCCAGTATCTCCTAGAAGCCTTCAATTACCAGATTCTTCCCTTCCGACAGCATGAGATGCAGTCTTCGCGGACACTCATACGTTCTGAAGTCTTTTCAGTTATCACCTTTGGCGGCACGCCCTACACTGACAACGACCGCACAGTGAGCACCAAAGTGTACCATCTCCCTGACATGGCTTCCCGGCAATTCAAAGAGTTAACAGAGATGGACACGGGGTGCAGCCACGCTTGTGTTGCCGTACTTGATAACTTTGTGTACGTCGTTGGTGGACAGCACTTACAGTACCGCAGTGGCGAGGGGGCGGTAGACAGCTGTTTCCGCTATGACCCGCATCTGAGCCAGTGGTTGCGCATCCAACCATTGCAGGAGGCTCGTATCCAGTTTCAGCTCAACGTGCTACATGGACAGCTGTACGCCACCGGAGGGCGCAATCGATCTGGCAGTCTGTCATCTGTAGAGTGTTACTGCCCAAAGAAGAACGAGTGGACTAATGTGGAACCATTAAAACGCAGGATTTGGGGTCATGCAGGGACTCCCTGTGGGGAAAAGCTGTATATCTCAGGGGGTTATGGCGTCTCGTTGGAAGACAAGAAAACTCTTCACTGCTACAACCCAGCGTCAGACCAGTGGGACTTCAGAGCTCCAATGAATGAACCCAGAGTGTTGCATGCCATGATCAGCACCAGGGATCGGGTTTATGCTCTGGGCGGGCGCATGGATCATGTAGACCGTTGTTTTGACGTGCTGGCGGTCGAGTATTACATTCCAGAGAACGACCAGTGGACCACCGTCAGCCCCATGAGAGCAGGGCAGTCTGAGGCCGGCTGCTGTTTACTGGACAGGAAGATCTACATCGTGGGGGGCTACAACTGGCACCTGAACAATGTCACAAGCATTGTGCAGGTgtacaacacagagacagacgaaTGGGAGAGGGATTTGCACTTCCCAGAATCCTTTGCTGGCATCGCTTGTACACCAATTATTATTCCACAAAACGCCACACAACGCTAA
- the klhl26 gene encoding kelch-like protein 26 isoform X1, whose amino-acid sequence MAESDGGDCASKHPQSSMANKNSTLRCTFSASSHSATLLQGLSVLRARGQLLDVVLAINEERFQVHKAVLAACSDYFRAMFTGGMRESNQDTIELKGLSARGLKHIIDFAYSAEVTLDLDCIQDVLGAAVFLQMVPVVELCEEFLKSAMSVETCLHIGQMATTFSLSSLKESVDAFTFRHFLQIAEEEDFLHIPMERLVFFLQSNKLKNCSEIDLFHAAIRWLQYEESRRAQASSVLCHVRFPLMRSTELVDSVQTVDIMVEDVLCRQYLLEAFNYQILPFRQHEMQSSRTLIRSEVFSVITFGGTPYTDNDRTVSTKVYHLPDMASRQFKELTEMDTGCSHACVAVLDNFVYVVGGQHLQYRSGEGAVDSCFRYDPHLSQWLRIQPLQEARIQFQLNVLHGQLYATGGRNRSGSLSSVECYCPKKNEWTNVEPLKRRIWGHAGTPCGEKLYISGGYGVSLEDKKTLHCYNPASDQWDFRAPMNEPRVLHAMISTRDRVYALGGRMDHVDRCFDVLAVEYYIPENDQWTTVSPMRAGQSEAGCCLLDRKIYIVGGYNWHLNNVTSIVQVYNTETDEWERDLHFPESFAGIACTPIIIPQNATQR is encoded by the exons ATGGCGGAGTCAGATGGCGGGGATTGTGCTTCGAAACATCCACAGAGCAG TATGGCTAACAAGAATAGCACCCTGCGCTGTACATTCTCTGCATCAAGCCACAGTGCCACCCTCCTCCAGGGCTTGTCGGTCTTGCGTGCTCGAGGCCAACTACTTGACGTTGTGCTGGCCATCAATGAGGAGCGCTTCCAGGTCCACAAAGCTGTGCTGGCCGCCTGTAGTGATTACTTCAG aGCAATGTTTACCGGAGGCATGAGGGAGTCAAATCAAGATACCATTGAACTGAAGGGTCTCTCCGCCCGTGGGCTGAAACATATCATTGACTTTGCCTACAGTGCAGAGGTCACTTTAGACCTGGACTGTATTCAGGATGTCCTTGGGGCAGCCGTGTTCCTTCAGATGGTCCCAGTTGTGGAGCTCTGTGAGGAGTTTCTCAAGTCAGCGATGAGTGTGGAGACCTGCCTGCACATTGGCCAGATGGCCACCACCTTCAGCCTGTCTTCCCTCAAAGAGTCTGTGGATGCCTTCACCTTCCGCCACTTCCTCCAGAttgcagaggaggaggacttTCTGCACATTCCCATGGAGCGCCTCGTCTTCTTCCTGCAGAGCAACAAACTGAAGAACTGTAGCGAGATCGATCTCTTCCACGCCGCCATCAGGTGGCTCCAGTATGAGGAGTCTCGCCGGGCTCAAGCCAGCAGTGTCCTCTGCCATGTGCGCTTCCCGCTCATGCGCTCCACGGAGCTGGTGGACAGCGTTCAGACGGTGGACATCATGGTGGAGGACGTGCTGTGCCGCCAGTATCTCCTAGAAGCCTTCAATTACCAGATTCTTCCCTTCCGACAGCATGAGATGCAGTCTTCGCGGACACTCATACGTTCTGAAGTCTTTTCAGTTATCACCTTTGGCGGCACGCCCTACACTGACAACGACCGCACAGTGAGCACCAAAGTGTACCATCTCCCTGACATGGCTTCCCGGCAATTCAAAGAGTTAACAGAGATGGACACGGGGTGCAGCCACGCTTGTGTTGCCGTACTTGATAACTTTGTGTACGTCGTTGGTGGACAGCACTTACAGTACCGCAGTGGCGAGGGGGCGGTAGACAGCTGTTTCCGCTATGACCCGCATCTGAGCCAGTGGTTGCGCATCCAACCATTGCAGGAGGCTCGTATCCAGTTTCAGCTCAACGTGCTACATGGACAGCTGTACGCCACCGGAGGGCGCAATCGATCTGGCAGTCTGTCATCTGTAGAGTGTTACTGCCCAAAGAAGAACGAGTGGACTAATGTGGAACCATTAAAACGCAGGATTTGGGGTCATGCAGGGACTCCCTGTGGGGAAAAGCTGTATATCTCAGGGGGTTATGGCGTCTCGTTGGAAGACAAGAAAACTCTTCACTGCTACAACCCAGCGTCAGACCAGTGGGACTTCAGAGCTCCAATGAATGAACCCAGAGTGTTGCATGCCATGATCAGCACCAGGGATCGGGTTTATGCTCTGGGCGGGCGCATGGATCATGTAGACCGTTGTTTTGACGTGCTGGCGGTCGAGTATTACATTCCAGAGAACGACCAGTGGACCACCGTCAGCCCCATGAGAGCAGGGCAGTCTGAGGCCGGCTGCTGTTTACTGGACAGGAAGATCTACATCGTGGGGGGCTACAACTGGCACCTGAACAATGTCACAAGCATTGTGCAGGTgtacaacacagagacagacgaaTGGGAGAGGGATTTGCACTTCCCAGAATCCTTTGCTGGCATCGCTTGTACACCAATTATTATTCCACAAAACGCCACACAACGCTAA
- the klhl26 gene encoding kelch-like protein 26 isoform X2 — protein MANKNSTLRCTFSASSHSATLLQGLSVLRARGQLLDVVLAINEERFQVHKAVLAACSDYFRAMFTGGMRESNQDTIELKGLSARGLKHIIDFAYSAEVTLDLDCIQDVLGAAVFLQMVPVVELCEEFLKSAMSVETCLHIGQMATTFSLSSLKESVDAFTFRHFLQIAEEEDFLHIPMERLVFFLQSNKLKNCSEIDLFHAAIRWLQYEESRRAQASSVLCHVRFPLMRSTELVDSVQTVDIMVEDVLCRQYLLEAFNYQILPFRQHEMQSSRTLIRSEVFSVITFGGTPYTDNDRTVSTKVYHLPDMASRQFKELTEMDTGCSHACVAVLDNFVYVVGGQHLQYRSGEGAVDSCFRYDPHLSQWLRIQPLQEARIQFQLNVLHGQLYATGGRNRSGSLSSVECYCPKKNEWTNVEPLKRRIWGHAGTPCGEKLYISGGYGVSLEDKKTLHCYNPASDQWDFRAPMNEPRVLHAMISTRDRVYALGGRMDHVDRCFDVLAVEYYIPENDQWTTVSPMRAGQSEAGCCLLDRKIYIVGGYNWHLNNVTSIVQVYNTETDEWERDLHFPESFAGIACTPIIIPQNATQR, from the exons ATGGCTAACAAGAATAGCACCCTGCGCTGTACATTCTCTGCATCAAGCCACAGTGCCACCCTCCTCCAGGGCTTGTCGGTCTTGCGTGCTCGAGGCCAACTACTTGACGTTGTGCTGGCCATCAATGAGGAGCGCTTCCAGGTCCACAAAGCTGTGCTGGCCGCCTGTAGTGATTACTTCAG aGCAATGTTTACCGGAGGCATGAGGGAGTCAAATCAAGATACCATTGAACTGAAGGGTCTCTCCGCCCGTGGGCTGAAACATATCATTGACTTTGCCTACAGTGCAGAGGTCACTTTAGACCTGGACTGTATTCAGGATGTCCTTGGGGCAGCCGTGTTCCTTCAGATGGTCCCAGTTGTGGAGCTCTGTGAGGAGTTTCTCAAGTCAGCGATGAGTGTGGAGACCTGCCTGCACATTGGCCAGATGGCCACCACCTTCAGCCTGTCTTCCCTCAAAGAGTCTGTGGATGCCTTCACCTTCCGCCACTTCCTCCAGAttgcagaggaggaggacttTCTGCACATTCCCATGGAGCGCCTCGTCTTCTTCCTGCAGAGCAACAAACTGAAGAACTGTAGCGAGATCGATCTCTTCCACGCCGCCATCAGGTGGCTCCAGTATGAGGAGTCTCGCCGGGCTCAAGCCAGCAGTGTCCTCTGCCATGTGCGCTTCCCGCTCATGCGCTCCACGGAGCTGGTGGACAGCGTTCAGACGGTGGACATCATGGTGGAGGACGTGCTGTGCCGCCAGTATCTCCTAGAAGCCTTCAATTACCAGATTCTTCCCTTCCGACAGCATGAGATGCAGTCTTCGCGGACACTCATACGTTCTGAAGTCTTTTCAGTTATCACCTTTGGCGGCACGCCCTACACTGACAACGACCGCACAGTGAGCACCAAAGTGTACCATCTCCCTGACATGGCTTCCCGGCAATTCAAAGAGTTAACAGAGATGGACACGGGGTGCAGCCACGCTTGTGTTGCCGTACTTGATAACTTTGTGTACGTCGTTGGTGGACAGCACTTACAGTACCGCAGTGGCGAGGGGGCGGTAGACAGCTGTTTCCGCTATGACCCGCATCTGAGCCAGTGGTTGCGCATCCAACCATTGCAGGAGGCTCGTATCCAGTTTCAGCTCAACGTGCTACATGGACAGCTGTACGCCACCGGAGGGCGCAATCGATCTGGCAGTCTGTCATCTGTAGAGTGTTACTGCCCAAAGAAGAACGAGTGGACTAATGTGGAACCATTAAAACGCAGGATTTGGGGTCATGCAGGGACTCCCTGTGGGGAAAAGCTGTATATCTCAGGGGGTTATGGCGTCTCGTTGGAAGACAAGAAAACTCTTCACTGCTACAACCCAGCGTCAGACCAGTGGGACTTCAGAGCTCCAATGAATGAACCCAGAGTGTTGCATGCCATGATCAGCACCAGGGATCGGGTTTATGCTCTGGGCGGGCGCATGGATCATGTAGACCGTTGTTTTGACGTGCTGGCGGTCGAGTATTACATTCCAGAGAACGACCAGTGGACCACCGTCAGCCCCATGAGAGCAGGGCAGTCTGAGGCCGGCTGCTGTTTACTGGACAGGAAGATCTACATCGTGGGGGGCTACAACTGGCACCTGAACAATGTCACAAGCATTGTGCAGGTgtacaacacagagacagacgaaTGGGAGAGGGATTTGCACTTCCCAGAATCCTTTGCTGGCATCGCTTGTACACCAATTATTATTCCACAAAACGCCACACAACGCTAA
- the klhl26 gene encoding kelch-like protein 26 isoform X3 produces MAESDGGDCASKHPQSRAMFTGGMRESNQDTIELKGLSARGLKHIIDFAYSAEVTLDLDCIQDVLGAAVFLQMVPVVELCEEFLKSAMSVETCLHIGQMATTFSLSSLKESVDAFTFRHFLQIAEEEDFLHIPMERLVFFLQSNKLKNCSEIDLFHAAIRWLQYEESRRAQASSVLCHVRFPLMRSTELVDSVQTVDIMVEDVLCRQYLLEAFNYQILPFRQHEMQSSRTLIRSEVFSVITFGGTPYTDNDRTVSTKVYHLPDMASRQFKELTEMDTGCSHACVAVLDNFVYVVGGQHLQYRSGEGAVDSCFRYDPHLSQWLRIQPLQEARIQFQLNVLHGQLYATGGRNRSGSLSSVECYCPKKNEWTNVEPLKRRIWGHAGTPCGEKLYISGGYGVSLEDKKTLHCYNPASDQWDFRAPMNEPRVLHAMISTRDRVYALGGRMDHVDRCFDVLAVEYYIPENDQWTTVSPMRAGQSEAGCCLLDRKIYIVGGYNWHLNNVTSIVQVYNTETDEWERDLHFPESFAGIACTPIIIPQNATQR; encoded by the exons ATGGCGGAGTCAGATGGCGGGGATTGTGCTTCGAAACATCCACAGAGCAG aGCAATGTTTACCGGAGGCATGAGGGAGTCAAATCAAGATACCATTGAACTGAAGGGTCTCTCCGCCCGTGGGCTGAAACATATCATTGACTTTGCCTACAGTGCAGAGGTCACTTTAGACCTGGACTGTATTCAGGATGTCCTTGGGGCAGCCGTGTTCCTTCAGATGGTCCCAGTTGTGGAGCTCTGTGAGGAGTTTCTCAAGTCAGCGATGAGTGTGGAGACCTGCCTGCACATTGGCCAGATGGCCACCACCTTCAGCCTGTCTTCCCTCAAAGAGTCTGTGGATGCCTTCACCTTCCGCCACTTCCTCCAGAttgcagaggaggaggacttTCTGCACATTCCCATGGAGCGCCTCGTCTTCTTCCTGCAGAGCAACAAACTGAAGAACTGTAGCGAGATCGATCTCTTCCACGCCGCCATCAGGTGGCTCCAGTATGAGGAGTCTCGCCGGGCTCAAGCCAGCAGTGTCCTCTGCCATGTGCGCTTCCCGCTCATGCGCTCCACGGAGCTGGTGGACAGCGTTCAGACGGTGGACATCATGGTGGAGGACGTGCTGTGCCGCCAGTATCTCCTAGAAGCCTTCAATTACCAGATTCTTCCCTTCCGACAGCATGAGATGCAGTCTTCGCGGACACTCATACGTTCTGAAGTCTTTTCAGTTATCACCTTTGGCGGCACGCCCTACACTGACAACGACCGCACAGTGAGCACCAAAGTGTACCATCTCCCTGACATGGCTTCCCGGCAATTCAAAGAGTTAACAGAGATGGACACGGGGTGCAGCCACGCTTGTGTTGCCGTACTTGATAACTTTGTGTACGTCGTTGGTGGACAGCACTTACAGTACCGCAGTGGCGAGGGGGCGGTAGACAGCTGTTTCCGCTATGACCCGCATCTGAGCCAGTGGTTGCGCATCCAACCATTGCAGGAGGCTCGTATCCAGTTTCAGCTCAACGTGCTACATGGACAGCTGTACGCCACCGGAGGGCGCAATCGATCTGGCAGTCTGTCATCTGTAGAGTGTTACTGCCCAAAGAAGAACGAGTGGACTAATGTGGAACCATTAAAACGCAGGATTTGGGGTCATGCAGGGACTCCCTGTGGGGAAAAGCTGTATATCTCAGGGGGTTATGGCGTCTCGTTGGAAGACAAGAAAACTCTTCACTGCTACAACCCAGCGTCAGACCAGTGGGACTTCAGAGCTCCAATGAATGAACCCAGAGTGTTGCATGCCATGATCAGCACCAGGGATCGGGTTTATGCTCTGGGCGGGCGCATGGATCATGTAGACCGTTGTTTTGACGTGCTGGCGGTCGAGTATTACATTCCAGAGAACGACCAGTGGACCACCGTCAGCCCCATGAGAGCAGGGCAGTCTGAGGCCGGCTGCTGTTTACTGGACAGGAAGATCTACATCGTGGGGGGCTACAACTGGCACCTGAACAATGTCACAAGCATTGTGCAGGTgtacaacacagagacagacgaaTGGGAGAGGGATTTGCACTTCCCAGAATCCTTTGCTGGCATCGCTTGTACACCAATTATTATTCCACAAAACGCCACACAACGCTAA